One Campylobacter concisus DNA segment encodes these proteins:
- a CDS encoding twin-arginine translocation signal domain-containing protein, whose translation MQNRREFLKKVGLVGAVAASGAVAANADENLKSGKSKKTEVLYKRSKNWELYYKQAK comes from the coding sequence ATGCAAAATAGACGCGAATTTCTAAAAAAAGTCGGTCTAGTTGGCGCTGTAGCAGCAAGCGGTGCTGTAGCAGCAAATGCTGATGAAAATTTAAAATCAGGAAAGAGTAAAAAGACCGAAGTGCTTTACAAAAGAAGCAAAAACTGGGAACTTTACTACAAACAAGCAAAATAA
- a CDS encoding TorD/DmsD family molecular chaperone, which translates to MSTKEEFAAGRKLYYATFSKFFVFSEDEKRFDGLSKMLDLIKEYSLNDEVSQAATNIKSKFNEKNPENLITEFDDIFHTPPSPLRNSLSFYDEGYEVGHACANVRKILAKTNIRRDESKFKENEDNVGFVFTLMNEFIGKFDECEEELFKNIINPNIDEFIENLYEHKNSEIYKDVAVLLNEFIAFERVALNSPKPVKIDHKKSDGLSRSESIRREKNRIRKLRTEGTYAK; encoded by the coding sequence GTGAGCACAAAAGAGGAATTTGCAGCTGGCAGAAAACTTTACTACGCTACTTTCTCTAAATTCTTCGTATTTAGTGAAGATGAAAAGAGATTTGATGGCCTTAGTAAAATGCTTGATCTTATCAAAGAATATAGCCTAAACGATGAAGTCTCGCAAGCTGCTACTAATATAAAAAGTAAATTTAATGAAAAAAATCCAGAGAATTTGATCACCGAATTTGATGACATTTTTCACACTCCGCCAAGTCCGCTTCGAAACTCGCTCTCTTTTTACGATGAGGGATATGAAGTGGGTCATGCTTGCGCTAATGTGCGTAAAATTTTAGCTAAGACAAACATCAGAAGAGATGAGAGTAAATTTAAAGAGAATGAAGATAACGTAGGCTTTGTCTTTACGCTTATGAACGAGTTTATCGGCAAATTTGACGAGTGCGAAGAGGAGCTTTTTAAAAATATTATAAATCCAAACATTGATGAGTTTATAGAGAATTTATATGAGCATAAAAATAGTGAAATTTACAAGGATGTAGCCGTTTTGCTAAACGAATTTATCGCGTTTGAGCGCGTGGCACTAAACTCACCAAAACCAGTCAAGATAGACCACAAAAAGAGCGATGGTCTTTCAAGATCTGAAAGCATAAGAAGAGAAAAGAACAGGATAAGAAAACTAAGAACGGAGGGTACATATGCAAAATAG
- the tupC gene encoding tungstate ABC transporter ATP-binding protein TupC, which yields MIKIRNLHLNYGKSEILNIPSLDINTKKITALMGSNGSGKSTLIRVLSRLQSPNSGEISLWGENKPSLEMLRKISVLLPEPALLKRSVRENFKAILKSRNLLSEFEERTSEALALVGLDEKFLDKRHFELSSGQTQRIAFALALSLRAPFYLLDEPTNSVDIATSKLFSKAINLMHEKYGCGFVIASHDEKWLSMLANECVFLHKGKVCEFEYKNIFEIEDSVLSFGDNAKLNLPSNFKGKSKITINPSKIKISKTSSAGQISGYLHSASLYMGNEKLLKVKVGDFLIKIFSHDDEITKIGERVFLKFEDGSMVALE from the coding sequence TTGATAAAGATAAGAAATTTACACCTAAACTACGGCAAAAGCGAGATCCTAAATATCCCAAGCCTTGATATAAATACTAAAAAGATAACCGCTCTAATGGGCAGCAATGGCAGCGGCAAAAGCACGCTCATACGAGTGCTCTCACGCTTGCAAAGCCCAAATAGCGGCGAAATTTCACTCTGGGGTGAAAATAAACCAAGCCTTGAAATGTTGCGTAAAATTTCAGTTTTACTGCCTGAGCCAGCCCTTTTAAAAAGAAGTGTGAGAGAAAATTTCAAAGCCATCTTAAAAAGTAGAAATTTACTAAGCGAATTTGAGGAGCGAACTAGCGAGGCTCTGGCACTTGTGGGACTTGATGAGAAATTTTTAGATAAGCGCCACTTTGAGCTAAGCTCAGGGCAGACGCAGCGCATCGCATTTGCTTTGGCACTTTCTTTAAGAGCGCCATTTTATCTGCTTGATGAGCCGACAAATAGCGTTGATATCGCCACTTCAAAGCTCTTTAGCAAGGCTATAAATTTGATGCACGAGAAATATGGCTGCGGCTTTGTCATCGCAAGTCACGACGAAAAGTGGCTTAGTATGCTAGCAAACGAGTGCGTGTTTTTGCACAAAGGCAAAGTCTGCGAGTTTGAATACAAAAATATCTTTGAGATAGAGGATAGCGTGCTAAGCTTTGGCGATAATGCGAAGCTAAATTTACCTTCAAATTTTAAAGGTAAAAGCAAGATCACGATCAACCCAAGCAAGATAAAAATTTCTAAAACCAGCAGTGCGGGTCAAATTTCAGGATATTTGCACTCGGCCTCGCTTTACATGGGCAACGAAAAGCTATTAAAGGTCAAAGTTGGCGACTTTTTGATCAAAATTTTTAGCCACGATGATGAAATTACAAAGATCGGCGAGCGAGTATTTTTAAAATTTGAAGATGGCTCGATGGTTGCTTTAGAGTAA
- the tupB gene encoding tungstate ABC transporter permease TupB: MDFLLHGFAEAFNLLLNGNLETYSAIKATLYTSSVSILFAVIVGFPLGFILGFYDFKGRKILRLLSDTALAMPTVAIGLILYAFITRNGPLGSLNLLFTLKAVMLGQFVLALPIIISLTASVVENMEKKHYLTILNLRLAPAKLVFCVLYELRYALMVVIATAYGRIVAEVGVAMMIGGNIKYFTRTITTAVSLETNKGEFAMGIALAMVLIFIAFLVNLAIFALRKLDK; this comes from the coding sequence TTGGATTTTTTACTTCACGGCTTTGCAGAAGCCTTTAATCTACTTTTAAACGGCAATCTTGAAACATATTCAGCCATCAAGGCTACCCTTTACACATCAAGCGTGTCGATACTTTTTGCTGTTATTGTAGGCTTTCCGCTTGGTTTTATACTTGGCTTTTATGACTTTAAAGGTCGCAAAATTTTACGCCTTCTAAGTGACACGGCTCTAGCCATGCCAACGGTTGCCATTGGTCTTATTTTATACGCATTCATCACGAGAAATGGCCCGCTTGGTAGCTTAAATTTACTCTTTACGCTAAAAGCGGTCATGTTAGGCCAGTTTGTGCTTGCCCTTCCTATCATCATCTCGCTTACTGCAAGTGTGGTTGAAAATATGGAGAAAAAGCACTATCTAACTATCCTAAATTTACGCCTCGCGCCGGCAAAGCTAGTTTTTTGCGTGCTTTATGAGCTACGCTACGCCCTCATGGTCGTCATCGCCACTGCTTACGGCAGGATCGTCGCTGAAGTGGGCGTTGCGATGATGATAGGCGGCAACATCAAGTACTTTACCAGAACAATCACCACAGCCGTTTCGCTTGAAACAAATAAGGGCGAATTTGCCATGGGTATAGCACTTGCGATGGTTTTGATATTTATCGCATTTTTAGTAAATTTAGCGATCTTTGCGCTAAGAAAACTAGACAAATAG